A region of the Equus quagga isolate Etosha38 chromosome 11, UCLA_HA_Equagga_1.0, whole genome shotgun sequence genome:
CACCCTACCCCCTTACAGGGGCCACACTGCTGCTCCAGGGGCTGTGCACCAACACCACTGTGCGGTTTCTGGATCTGAAGGTGAGTGGATGTGCACTCAGTGGTGTGCCACCTGAGCATGTGGGGCGGGGGGATGCCTGTGTCCCagctatgggggggggggggtagtcTGCCCAGTGGCCAGAAGCCGAGGCTGTAAATGCTCTTGCACACAGGGCTCCACCCCATTTTCCGATGGTCTCCTGCATGTGTGTGGGTGTTCTGAGGGCAGGAACAGAGTTCCAGAGTGTTCATGTGAGCACACTGATCGAGCCCGCACCAGGGGGCCCACTATGGTCAGGGAAAGCAGTATCTGAAAGGAGCCGCACCTCTGCCCAGAGCTTGCAGCCTGGCCTCGCCTACCACCTGACTAGGCCCTGTGGGGTGTGGACCTGGTGTTCAGAGCCCAGTCTGGTGGACGGGGAGTGACTGCCTGCCTCTTCCTGTCCTAGGGTAACAACCTTCGAGCCGCAGGGGCCGAGGCTCTGGGAAAACTCCTCCGACAGAGCAAGTCCATTCAGAGGTAAGGTGGCCGTCCAGCCTCGCCCCCGAGTCCCCTCTTTCTCTGCATGGTTCAGGGTTGGCCCCAGAAGACATGGTTCTGCAGCCTGAGAGAGTTCACTTCTTCAGGCCATTTGTCCATGTTTCCAGTCCCCTAGTGGGGAGTAGGCAGGTATAAGGTACTCATGTGGCTTCAGCCTTTCTGCCAGAGATCCTCAAGCCTCTGCCCCTTCTCAAGCGCCCCTCCACCCCATGGGAGCAGGGTGCTCCTTGGCGCCACACACCTCATGTCCACCCTTCCTGCAGCCTCACCCTGGAGTGGAACAACCTGGGCACGTGGGAAGACGCCTTCGCCACCTTTTGCAGGGCGCTGGCCAGCAACGGCAGCCTGCAGCAGCTGGACCTCCGCAACAACCAGATCAGCCACAAGGGCGCAGAGGAGCTGGCCCTGGCCTTGAAGAGCAACGCCAGCCTCCAGCAGCTGGGTGAGGCTGCCTGTGCTGGCCCTCTCTCCCAGGTCCTGCACCCCATTGCTCCCTCAGCCCTCCTGCTGCTTCTTTCGTCCTCTCCTGAAAGCGGAATCGAGGGAGTATAGCGCTcttggggaggaggggcatgCTGAGCAGGGCTCCTGCTCTGTTGGTGACCACAGAATACTCTCCCCGCAAAAGAATACCCTCCCCAGATCCGGGCTAGGCCAGCCCTGCCAGGTGCATTCTGTCTGGTGACACGGGTTTCCTTCCAGACCTGCGCTGGAATAACATCGGCCTCCTGGGAGGCCGGGCCCTGGTGAACTGTCTCCCCAGCAACAGAACCCTGTGgaggctggagctggctgggAACAGCGTCCCTGGCGACATCCTCAGAGCTGTGGGTATGGGTATACCGGGCTGCCGGTGGCTTGCTGTGTTTGGAGCAGGGCATAAAGCTGATTCCCTCTGACAGAGGCCCAGCCACCGAGGCAGGGGtggctcagggctcagggcaTGTAAACGCATAATGATGGCAGCCTAAATTAcaaatggagagagggagggcgaGGAAGAGGGCGCCACGGGGAGGAAAGGGCAGTGAGATGGAGTAGCTACTGCCCGGAGCTGCTCTGAGCGCCACCGTGTGTGCTCAGTTGGTTCTTAGACCCAGTGAGGTGGACGGTCacccacttcacagaggagaaagctgaggcagTGTGGCTCAAGGCCTTGCCCTGATGACTGTGCTGCTGCCTCAGGTAGCCCAGCCACAACTGGAGAGGAGCTTCTCAGCATCTGCCCTCCCTGTCACCTGGAGTTCATGGCCGTGCGTGTGAGCCGTGTGAAAGTGGGGCCGCCCAGCCCGAGCTGCCTTTGCTGGAGCCATGGCCACTACACACTCCCTCAGTGACCCTGACACCTCGGCCTTGGGACTGGCTGAGCACTCTCCCACTCCCCATGGTTCTTTGTCCTGCCGAGAGTGCCAGCTACCTGAGTGCCTGAACTTGGGCTGGGATCCTGCTTGGGGTCACCACCTCCTGCTGGATCTGCCTGACCTGtgacatctctgacttcttgGTTCTTGGCCCTGCCTCCGGGTCACCCTAGGATGGTGCTCACCTCTTGGGGCAGTTGAAcagcctccccccacctctccccatgTGTATGCCCCCTGCACCAGGCATCTCCTGGGCTCCTGTCCCCACTGTTGCCCAACGCCCGCCCGTGCTGAAGCTCTTCACCTCCTAGTGCACTGGGGGGTGTGCAGTTTGCTTTGTGGGGTGAGACATTGCCTTACACAGTGTGGATTCTTGGGCGACTGGCTTCCGGGTGCAGGGCTGGGCTAGCCCAAAACTGAGCAGTTCCCATGGTGGACAGCTTGGCTCCTTCCAACAGAACAAGCCATGGACCACAACCAGGACCGGCAGACCACCTTCCGGGAGAACCAGGCCCGTGCCCATGTGCTCAACAAGGAGATGCGGCACCTCCGGGAAGAGAAGTCCAAGCAGGTGAGGACAGCACAACCTCCGAATGCAGAGCCGCGCccgccctggccctgcccctgcttCACGGGCGAAAGGACCCCTAGGCCCTGTGCCGGGAgcatcttcccttcctccaggggCTGGAGCCTCTCCGAGCCAACACGCAGGGCAAGATGCGACCTCTTTGCTTGACTCCCCTGGCCAGTGGGCAGGCTTCCCACGGGGGCTCTGGGGCCCCTGTGCCGAAGCTGTCCTCTCTGGCTGAGGCTGAACCCTTTGTCATCCTGCTGCCTCGGTGGGTGTCTGCTGTCCTTTCTGCCTCACTGGGGGGAGCAGGCAGGCTCCAGGTCCTGACAGGGCTGTCTGGCTCTGTCCCCAGTTTCTGGACTTGATGGAGACAATTGACAAGCAGCGAGAAGAAATGGCCAGGAGCAGCAGGTgagcccagccccagggctgcaggaggcAGAGCTGTGGCTCAGTTGGGGTGCGaacggtttggatcctggctctggCCTTGGAGGTGACCTCACTTGAGACTTGTGACCTGCCCACGGATGAGGTCATAGCGTGTGCTCCTGAGAAAGTTGGCTGGAGGACTAGAGGCTACACAGAGCACTTCTTGGCCCAGCACCTGGGGTGTTGTAGAAGCGTGAGGAACAGCTGCTGTTACCAGGGCCAAGGGGGCCCTGGTTTggggtttgggtttgggtttctgggaccctcctctctgcccacagGGCGTCAGCAGCACGTGTGGGGCAGCTTCAGGAAGCCCTGAATGAGAGGCACTCCATTATCAATGCCCTCAAGGCCAAGtaagtgggggtggaggggcggCTTCAGAACACCTTAGAGATGTGCCCACAGGGCAGAGGAGGGTGGTACAGACAAGGATCCAAGTCCCCAGTATATGAAGGAAAGATGGGAAACGGCTGGGATGGTAacctgggaaggcttcctggaggaggcgaaCACTAGCTGGGGTGAAGAGTGGCTTGACAAGAGTAAGAACAGCAAGGCCTTTGCAAGGCTTGAGGTGGGGCCGGGCTGGGGCTCAcagagggcctggggtggggctggcccttcccCCCTTGCAGGCTACAGATGGCTGAGGCCACTCTGGCGCTGTCGGAGCAGAAGGCCCAGGACCTGGGGGAGCTCCTGGCCACTGCAGAACAGGAGCAGCGGAGCCTGGTGCAGAGGCAGGCAAAGGAGCACAGGCTGGAGCAGCAGGTGGGCAGGCATGGGTCAGGCAGGGGCTGCATGGTGGCAGGGGCTGGTGGTATCCTTGCCCCTTCTCACCCCCAGGAAGCTGCAGAGCGGGAGTCTAAGCTCCTCAGAGACTTGTCGGCTGCCAACGAAAAGAACCTGCTTCTGCAAAGCCAGGTATGGGGGTGCGGGGCCAGATGCCCCAGGAAGCCTAGGGCAGGGACCACGGGGCTAGGGCTGAAGCTTCCCCCTCACGGCGCTGGCTCTCCAGGTGGACGAGTTGGAGCGGAAGGTGAAATCTCTGCAGGAGCAGCTGTTCCTGACCAGACAGGAGCTGACCAACACGTCGGCCGAGCTGAAGATGCGGGCTGTCCAGGCCGAGGGTGGGCGTGCGCAGGCCTGCCACTGAGGGGCCTGGAGACCGGAGCCCTGGGCCAGGGGAGGATGGGGAACCTTGGGAACGAGGAGACCCCCAGAGGAGTCCCACCCACGCTCTTCCTCCTGGGCTTCTAGAGCGCCTGGACCTGGAGAAGAAGAGGTCTCGACAGAGCTTGGAGGACTCAGAGCAGCTGCGTTTCAAGGAGGTGCCTCATGTGTTGTGTCACCTGGCCTCTTGCTTTCCCGGGCCTCCACCCAGGGCAGGCAGACGCTTCAGTGTGGCATGGTGTCCCCAAAGCACACCCCTGGCTGGGCTCCCTCAACAACCTTGGGCTGCTGGATGGCGGTTCTTTGCCGGCCCTGCTAGATGTCAGCCCTGCTACCTCCAGACCAGGCTCGAGAAGGGATCCCGACCGCACTAGGGCCACAGCGCAGGCTGCTGTGTGCTCCATGCCACCTGGGGTGTGGTGCTGGGATGTGCCTTCCATTGTTCCTTCCTGTGAGGCCACTTGGGGCAGCCAGTTCTTGGAAGGAACAGGGTCCCCAAGATTTACCTGCCTCCCAGGGTGGGGATCCCATAGGGAGAAGGCTGAGGAACCAGCCTGCCAGCCCCTTCCCCGCCCCACACCTGGGCAGGTGGAGCACATGACTCGCCACCtggaagagagtgaaaaggcCATGCAAGAGAGGGTGCAGAGGCTGGAGGCTGCGAGGCtgtccctggaggaggtgagaacACGCTGGCTGGGCACTGGGTTCTGCCCTCCCCTGGGGTACCCCTGCTGTGGTCTCAGAGCCTCATCAGGCCCCGCTTTGGGACCCTGTGAGGCCAGAGGGACTTAGTAAGGTGGTACAAAGGCTCCTTTGGCTATGGAAACTGCCTAATGAATGAAGCCCTCAGGAGGCTGGTGGAGGGGTCATGTCCGTCTCGTCCCATTACCCCCCACCCCATGGTCAATGGCTGGGTGGGGCCAGGAGGGGTCCCTGGGCCAGGGCAGGAAGACAGGCCCAGTGAGTCACTGTCTGCGGTGCAGGAGCTGAGCCGAGTGAAGGCTGTGGCACTCAATGAGCGTGGCCAGGCTGAGGAGGAGCTCATTAAGGCCAAGAACCAAGTTCGTTTAGAGGAGGTGAGCCCATGGCCCAGCACCCACCAGGGGGCGAGGCCTGAGGGACTGGTGTGAGCTGCCCGGGAGGGCACATCC
Encoded here:
- the LRRC45 gene encoding leucine-rich repeat-containing protein 45 isoform X4; translation: MEELRRSYSRLCKESGAEPQEGVLQQLHELPRGRLDLATQSLTVDTCRALGKLLQKEALLTQLVLSDCMLSEEGATLLLQGLCTNTTVRFLDLKGNNLRAAGAEALGKLLRQSKSIQSLTLEWNNLGTWEDAFATFCRALASNGSLQQLDLRNNQISHKGAEELALALKSNASLQQLDLRWNNIGLLGGRALVNCLPSNRTLWRLELAGNSVPGDILRAVEQAMDHNQDRQTTFRENQARAHVLNKEMRHLREEKSKQFLDLMETIDKQREEMARSSRASAARVGQLQEALNERHSIINALKAKLQMAEATLALSEQKAQDLGELLATAEQEQRSLVQRQAKEHRLEQQEAAERESKLLRDLSAANEKNLLLQSQVDELERKVKSLQEQLFLTRQELTNTSAELKMRAVQAEERLDLEKKRSRQSLEDSEQLRFKEVEHMTRHLEESEKAMQERVQRLEAARLSLEEELSRVKAVALNERGQAEEELIKAKNQVRLEEQQRLAHLEEKLRLLAQARDEAQSTCLQQKQTVADAQARASQLGQQVEGLRRRLEELQQELSNKDQERVAEVTRVRVELQEQNGRLQAELMAQEALKEKAAALERQLKVMASDHREALLDRESENACLREKLRLKEAEITRIRDEEAQRASFLQNAVLAYVQGSPLRALSPQK
- the LRRC45 gene encoding leucine-rich repeat-containing protein 45 isoform X2, encoding MEELRRSYSRLCKESGAEPQEGVLQQLHELPRGRLDLATQSLTVDTCRALGKLLQKEALLTQLVLSDCMLSEEGATLLLQGLCTNTTVRFLDLKGNNLRAAGAEALGKLLRQSKSIQSLTLEWNNLGTWEDAFATFCRALASNGSLQQLDLRNNQISHKGAEELALALKSNASLQQLDLRWNNIGLLGGRALVNCLPSNRTLWRLELAGNSVPGDILRAVEQAMDHNQDRQTTFRENQARAHVLNKEMRHLREEKSKQFLDLMETIDKQREEMARSSRASAARVGQLQEALNERHSIINALKAKLQMAEATLALSEQKAQDLGELLATAEQEQRSLVQRQAKEHRLEQQVGRHGSGRGCMVAGAGGILAPSHPQEAAERESKLLRDLSAANEKNLLLQSQVDELERKVKSLQEQLFLTRQELTNTSAELKMRAVQAEERLDLEKKRSRQSLEDSEQLRFKEVEHMTRHLEESEKAMQERVQRLEAARLSLEEELSRVKAVALNERGQAEEELIKAKNQVRLEEQRLAHLEEKLRLLAQARDEAQSTCLQQKQTVADAQARASQLGQQVEGLRRRLEELQQELSNKDQERVAEVTRVRVELQEQNGRLQAELMAQEALKEKAAALERQLKVMASDHREALLDRESENACLREKLRLKEAEITRIRDEEAQRASFLQNAVLAYVQGSPLRALSPQK
- the LRRC45 gene encoding leucine-rich repeat-containing protein 45 isoform X1, with protein sequence MEELRRSYSRLCKESGAEPQEGVLQQLHELPRGRLDLATQSLTVDTCRALGKLLQKEALLTQLVLSDCMLSEEGATLLLQGLCTNTTVRFLDLKGNNLRAAGAEALGKLLRQSKSIQSLTLEWNNLGTWEDAFATFCRALASNGSLQQLDLRNNQISHKGAEELALALKSNASLQQLDLRWNNIGLLGGRALVNCLPSNRTLWRLELAGNSVPGDILRAVEQAMDHNQDRQTTFRENQARAHVLNKEMRHLREEKSKQFLDLMETIDKQREEMARSSRASAARVGQLQEALNERHSIINALKAKLQMAEATLALSEQKAQDLGELLATAEQEQRSLVQRQAKEHRLEQQVGRHGSGRGCMVAGAGGILAPSHPQEAAERESKLLRDLSAANEKNLLLQSQVDELERKVKSLQEQLFLTRQELTNTSAELKMRAVQAEERLDLEKKRSRQSLEDSEQLRFKEVEHMTRHLEESEKAMQERVQRLEAARLSLEEELSRVKAVALNERGQAEEELIKAKNQVRLEEQQRLAHLEEKLRLLAQARDEAQSTCLQQKQTVADAQARASQLGQQVEGLRRRLEELQQELSNKDQERVAEVTRVRVELQEQNGRLQAELMAQEALKEKAAALERQLKVMASDHREALLDRESENACLREKLRLKEAEITRIRDEEAQRASFLQNAVLAYVQGSPLRALSPQK
- the LRRC45 gene encoding leucine-rich repeat-containing protein 45 isoform X3, with protein sequence MEELRRSYSRLCKESGAEPQEGVLQQLHELPRGRLDLATQSLTVDTCRALGKLLQKEALLTQLVLSDCMLSEEGATLLLQGLCTNTTVRFLDLKGNNLRAAGAEALGKLLRQSKSIQRALASNGSLQQLDLRNNQISHKGAEELALALKSNASLQQLDLRWNNIGLLGGRALVNCLPSNRTLWRLELAGNSVPGDILRAVEQAMDHNQDRQTTFRENQARAHVLNKEMRHLREEKSKQFLDLMETIDKQREEMARSSRASAARVGQLQEALNERHSIINALKAKLQMAEATLALSEQKAQDLGELLATAEQEQRSLVQRQAKEHRLEQQVGRHGSGRGCMVAGAGGILAPSHPQEAAERESKLLRDLSAANEKNLLLQSQVDELERKVKSLQEQLFLTRQELTNTSAELKMRAVQAEERLDLEKKRSRQSLEDSEQLRFKEVEHMTRHLEESEKAMQERVQRLEAARLSLEEELSRVKAVALNERGQAEEELIKAKNQVRLEEQQRLAHLEEKLRLLAQARDEAQSTCLQQKQTVADAQARASQLGQQVEGLRRRLEELQQELSNKDQERVAEVTRVRVELQEQNGRLQAELMAQEALKEKAAALERQLKVMASDHREALLDRESENACLREKLRLKEAEITRIRDEEAQRASFLQNAVLAYVQGSPLRALSPQK